One window of Syngnathus acus chromosome 16, fSynAcu1.2, whole genome shotgun sequence genomic DNA carries:
- the LOC119136205 gene encoding chemokine-like receptor 1 isoform X2: MMDVMGTTPYYDINVSDASIANETFYEDEYDYKDDHAELRQSLNIMSLIVYCLAFVLGVLGNGVVIWVTGFKMKKTVNTVWFLNLAVADFLFTAFLPLSVTYTAMDFHWPFGKFMCKLNSTMSFLNMFASVYILMVISIDRCVSVVWPVWAQNYRSVQKASCVSLGVWVLALILSTPYFIFKDTGPSYNNEEIINCFNNFAFSDDYVTPHVTQLRDFRHQAMTMTRFFLGFVIPFTVIVSCYTVIIHRLRRNRTLASQSSRPFKIIAAVIATFFLCWAPYHILALIELVNHMADYDSEILDNVITIGVPIATSLAYLNSCLNPLLYVFMGQDFKDKVRKSILKVLETAFQEEISRSYTYTNSMVTSRSKEKSLSEAE; the protein is encoded by the exons ATGATGGACGTAATGGGCACCACGCCTTACTATGATATAAACGTTTCTGATGCCAGCATCGCAAACGAGACGTTCTACGAGGACGAGTATGACTACAAGGACGACCACGCCGAGCTGAGGCAATCTCTCAACATCATGTCTCTCATCGTCTACTGcctggctttcgtcctgggcGTGTTGGGAAACGGCGTGGTGATCTGGGTAACGGGATTCAAGATGAAGAAAACAGTCAACACCGTTTGGTTCCTCAACCTGGCTGTGGCCGACTTCCTCTTCACAGCATTCCTTCCTTTGAGCGTGACTTACACCGCCATGGATTTCCACTGGCCCTTCGGCAAGTTCATGTGCAAGCTGAACAGCACCATGAGCTTCCTCAATATGTTCGCCAGCGTTTACATCCTGATGGTGATCAGCATTGACCGATGCGTGTCGGTGGTCTGGCCCGTGTGGGCTCAGAACTATCGCAGCGTGCAGAAGGCGTCCTGTGTGAGTCTGGGCGTTTGGGTCCTGGCTCTGATTCTGAGCACtccctattttattttcaaggaCACTGGGCCGTCGTACAACAATGAAGAAATCATCAACTGCTTCAATAACTTTGCCTTCTCTGATGATTATGTCACGCCACATGTGACCCAGCTGCGAGATTTCCGTCATCAGGCCATGACCATGACTCGCTTCTTTCTAGGATTTGTCATTCCCTTCACTGTCATCGTGTCCTGCTACACTGTGATAATCCACCGCCTCCGTCGGAACCGTACCTTGGCCAGCCAGTCAAGCCGTCCCTTCAAGATCATCGCTGCCGTCATTGCCACTTTTTTCCTGTGCTGGGCTCCCTATCACATCCTTGCTCTGATTGAGTTGGTCAATCACATGGCTGATTACGACAGCGAAATATTGGACAACGTCATCACTATCGGGGTCCCGATAGCTACCAGCCTAGCTTATCTCAACAGCTGCCTCAACCCGTTGCTCTATGTGTTCATGGGACAAGATTTCAAAGATAAAGTTCGCAAATCCATCCTGAAAGTACTGGAAACTGCTTTCCAGGAAGAGATTTCCCGTTCCTACACCTATACAAACTCAATGGTCACCAGTCGAAGCAAAGAGAAGTCTCTTTCTGAAGCTGAG TGA
- the LOC119136205 gene encoding chemokine-like receptor 1 isoform X1: MMDVMGTTPYYDINVSDASIANETFYEDEYDYKDDHAELRQSLNIMSLIVYCLAFVLGVLGNGVVIWVTGFKMKKTVNTVWFLNLAVADFLFTAFLPLSVTYTAMDFHWPFGKFMCKLNSTMSFLNMFASVYILMVISIDRCVSVVWPVWAQNYRSVQKASCVSLGVWVLALILSTPYFIFKDTGPSYNNEEIINCFNNFAFSDDYVTPHVTQLRDFRHQAMTMTRFFLGFVIPFTVIVSCYTVIIHRLRRNRTLASQSSRPFKIIAAVIATFFLCWAPYHILALIELVNHMADYDSEILDNVITIGVPIATSLAYLNSCLNPLLYVFMGQDFKDKVRKSILKVLETAFQEEISRSYTYTNSMVTSRSKEKSLSEAEV; this comes from the coding sequence ATGATGGACGTAATGGGCACCACGCCTTACTATGATATAAACGTTTCTGATGCCAGCATCGCAAACGAGACGTTCTACGAGGACGAGTATGACTACAAGGACGACCACGCCGAGCTGAGGCAATCTCTCAACATCATGTCTCTCATCGTCTACTGcctggctttcgtcctgggcGTGTTGGGAAACGGCGTGGTGATCTGGGTAACGGGATTCAAGATGAAGAAAACAGTCAACACCGTTTGGTTCCTCAACCTGGCTGTGGCCGACTTCCTCTTCACAGCATTCCTTCCTTTGAGCGTGACTTACACCGCCATGGATTTCCACTGGCCCTTCGGCAAGTTCATGTGCAAGCTGAACAGCACCATGAGCTTCCTCAATATGTTCGCCAGCGTTTACATCCTGATGGTGATCAGCATTGACCGATGCGTGTCGGTGGTCTGGCCCGTGTGGGCTCAGAACTATCGCAGCGTGCAGAAGGCGTCCTGTGTGAGTCTGGGCGTTTGGGTCCTGGCTCTGATTCTGAGCACtccctattttattttcaaggaCACTGGGCCGTCGTACAACAATGAAGAAATCATCAACTGCTTCAATAACTTTGCCTTCTCTGATGATTATGTCACGCCACATGTGACCCAGCTGCGAGATTTCCGTCATCAGGCCATGACCATGACTCGCTTCTTTCTAGGATTTGTCATTCCCTTCACTGTCATCGTGTCCTGCTACACTGTGATAATCCACCGCCTCCGTCGGAACCGTACCTTGGCCAGCCAGTCAAGCCGTCCCTTCAAGATCATCGCTGCCGTCATTGCCACTTTTTTCCTGTGCTGGGCTCCCTATCACATCCTTGCTCTGATTGAGTTGGTCAATCACATGGCTGATTACGACAGCGAAATATTGGACAACGTCATCACTATCGGGGTCCCGATAGCTACCAGCCTAGCTTATCTCAACAGCTGCCTCAACCCGTTGCTCTATGTGTTCATGGGACAAGATTTCAAAGATAAAGTTCGCAAATCCATCCTGAAAGTACTGGAAACTGCTTTCCAGGAAGAGATTTCCCGTTCCTACACCTATACAAACTCAATGGTCACCAGTCGAAGCAAAGAGAAGTCTCTTTCTGAAGCTGAGGTATAA